From a single Loxodonta africana isolate mLoxAfr1 chromosome 9, mLoxAfr1.hap2, whole genome shotgun sequence genomic region:
- the RRAGA gene encoding ras-related GTP-binding protein A: MPNTAMKKKVLLMGKSGSGKTSMRSIIFANYIARDTRRLGATIDVEHSHVRFLGNLVLNLWDCGGQDTFMENYFTSQRDNIFRNVEVLIYVFDVESRELEKDMHYYQSCLEAILQNSPDAKIFCLVHKMDLVQEDQRDLIFKEREEDLRRLSRPLECACFRTSIWDETLYKAWSSIVYQLIPNVQQLEMNLRNFAQIIEADEVLLFERATFLVISHYQCREQRDVHRFEKISNIIKQFKLSCSKLAASFQSMEVRNSNFAAFIDIFTSNTYVMVVMSDPSIPSAATLINIRNARKHFEKLERVDGPKHSLLMR; encoded by the coding sequence ATGCCAAATACAGCCATGAAGAAAAAGGTGCTGCTGATGGGGAAGAGCGGGTCGGGGAAGACCAGCATGAGGTCGATCATCTTTGCAAATTATATTGCGCGCGACACCCGGCGCCTGGGTGCCACCATTGATGTGGAGCACTCCCACGTCCGATTTCTGGGGAACCTGGTGCTGAACCTGTGGGACTGTGGCGGTCAGGACACCTTCATGGAGAATTACTTCACTAGCCAGCGAGACAACATCTTCCGTAACGTCGAGGTTTTGATCTACGTCTTCGACGTGGAGAGCCGCGAATTGGAGAAGGACATGCATTATTATCAGTCATGCCTGGAGGCCATCCTCCAGAACTCTCCTGACGCCAAGATCTTCTGCCTGGTTCACAAAATGGATCTGGTTCAGGAGGATCAGCGTGACCTGATTTTTAAGGAGCGAGAGGAAGACCTGAGGCGTTTGTCTCGCCCGCTGGAGTGCGCCTGTTTTCGAACATCCATCTGGGATGAGACGCTGTACAAAGCCTGGTCCAGTATTGTCTATCAGCTGATTCCCAACGTGCAGCAGCTGGAGATGAATTTACGGAATTTCGCCCAGATTATTGAGGCCGACGAAGTTCTGCTGTTCGAGAGAGCTACGTTCTTGGTTATTTCCCATTACCAGTGCAGAGAGCAGCGTGACGTCCACCGCTTTGAGAAGATCAGTAACATCATTAAGCAGTTCAAGCTGAGCTGCAGTAAACTGGCCGCTTCTTTTCAGAGCATGGAAGTCAGGAATTCTAACTTCGCTGCCTTCATCGACATCTTCACGTCAAACACGTATGTGATGGTGGTTATGTCTGATCCCTCGATCCCTTCTGCAGCTACTCTGATCAACATTCGCAATGCCAGGAAACACTTTGAGAAGCTGGAGAGAGTGGATGGCCCCAAGCACAGCCTCCTTATGCGTTGA